From a region of the Branchiostoma floridae strain S238N-H82 chromosome 13, Bfl_VNyyK, whole genome shotgun sequence genome:
- the LOC118428733 gene encoding syntaxin-8-like isoform X1 produces MAGFGGDSWLSEFSSCEQQAQEILEKIHERNKQQRSGANYSKLNSAIRVQMKKFSRDLVTLRQGLSKASSAYHITQREMQRRQDMLDNLSAKERQIEDAFRNDRPDNSEGRSNLFGNQGSAGFHDDPWATEESEETRGLGVSDIRQQQTRVMDEQDQGLDVLSTIIADARNSSDQAIAG; encoded by the exons ATGGCGGGTTTTGGTGGAGATTCTTG GTTGTCGGAGTTTTCCAGTTGTGAGCAGCAGGCTCAGGAAATTCTGGAGAAAATTCACGAAAGAAACAAGCAACAAAGAAGTGGGGCCAACTattcaaag CTGAACTCTGCCATTAGAGTACAGATGAAGAAATTTTCTCGAGACCTGGTGACGTTGCGACAGGGGCTGTCCAAAGCCAGCTCAGCCTACCACAT AACACAGAGGGAAATGCAGAGAAGACAGGACATGTTAGATAACTTGAGTGCTAAGGAAAGGCAGATTGAAGACGCGTTCAGGAACGACCGGCCAGACAACAGTGaaggaag GTCCAACTTGTTTGGTAATCAGGGGTCTGCAGGTTTCCATGACGACCCCTGGGCCACGGAGGAGTCGGAGGAAACCCGCGGTCTGGGCGTGTCGGACATCCGCCAGCAGCAGACCAGAGTCATGGACG AGCAAGACCAGGGCTTGGATGTGCTGTCCACTATCATCGCAGACGCCAGAAACAGCTCGGACCAGGCCATTGCGGGATGA
- the LOC118428733 gene encoding syntaxin-8-like isoform X2 encodes MAGFGGDSWLSEFSSCEQQAQEILEKIHERNKQQRSGANYSKLNSAIRVQMKKFSRDLVTLRQGLSKASSAYHITQRELERRQNMLDNLASKEKQLNDASKNDQVPAPNERSNLFGNQGSAGFHDDPWATEESEETRGLGVSDIRQQQTRVMDEQDQGLDVLSTIIADARNSSDQAIAG; translated from the exons ATGGCGGGTTTTGGTGGAGATTCTTG GTTGTCGGAGTTTTCCAGTTGTGAGCAGCAGGCTCAGGAAATTCTGGAGAAAATTCACGAAAGAAACAAGCAACAAAGAAGTGGGGCCAACTattcaaag CTGAACTCTGCCATTAGAGTACAGATGAAGAAATTTTCTCGAGACCTGGTGACGTTGCGACAGGGGCTGTCCAAAGCCAGCTCAGCCTACCACAT AACTCAGAGAGAACTAGAAAGACGACAGAACATGTTAGACAATCTCGCTTCCAAAGAGAAACAGCTGAACGATGCTAGTAAAAATGACCAGGTTCCGGCTCCCAATGAGAG GTCCAACTTGTTTGGTAATCAGGGGTCTGCAGGTTTCCATGACGACCCCTGGGCCACGGAGGAGTCGGAGGAAACCCGCGGTCTGGGCGTGTCGGACATCCGCCAGCAGCAGACCAGAGTCATGGACG AGCAAGACCAGGGCTTGGATGTGCTGTCCACTATCATCGCAGACGCCAGAAACAGCTCGGACCAGGCCATTGCGGGATGA